In Bombina bombina isolate aBomBom1 unplaced genomic scaffold, aBomBom1.pri scaffold_2096, whole genome shotgun sequence, the following proteins share a genomic window:
- the LOC128644494 gene encoding pikachurin — IDELGSGGYVHGYITEPKIGDDDGYNIDDSDYDIYIDELKPLPPSKGGKKKFVVETKITPGTYTKIVPLRTTTTASPATTSVSTKALLITTTVRSTLLTTTTAKPTAAKPMRRNGLFSPPRLFDLTCEETICPLDSFCLNDYDRGGSQCHCNLGKGGETCEY, encoded by the exons ACATTGATGAGCTGGGATCAGGAGGTTATGTCCATGGGTACATTACAGAACCAAAAATTGGTGATGATGATGGATACAATATTGATGATTCTGATTACGATATCTATATAGATGAG CTTAAACCGCTCCCTCCAAGCAAAGGGGGGAAAAAGAAATTTGTGGTGGAAACAAAGATCACTCCAGGGACATATACAAAGATTGTTCCTTTGCGAACCACAACTACTGCGTCCCCAGCCACAACATCCGTATCTACAAAAGCTTTATTGATCACTACAACTGTTCGCTCTACTCTGCTCACCACCACTACTGCTAAACCAACGGCTGCTAAACCCATGAGGAGAAATGGTTTGTTCTCTCCACCTAGATTGTTTGATTTGACCTGCGAGGAAACCATCTGCCCTTTGGATAGCTTCTGTCTTAATGACTATGACCGTGGCGGTTCCCAGTGTCATTGTAATCTAGGGAAAGGTGGAGAGACGTGTGAATATG